The Fuscovulum sp. sequence CCAGTGAAGCCGCCTGAGGACATCACATGCCCGGAATAGATTCCAACGCTGTCGAGCCGACCAAGGACGAACTTCGCGGCCTTTCGCCCCTGCGCAAGGCGCTGCGGCTGGCGCCAACCTATGGGCTTGTGATCCTGATGCTGGGTCTGATCCTGCTGTTTTCGGTGCTTTTGCCGACGACATTTCCGACGCTGCTGAACCTGCGGTCGATTTTGAGCGACAAGGCGATCATTGCGCTGCTGGCGCTGGCGGCGATGATCCCGATGGTGGCAGGGCGGATTGACCTGACGGTGGGCTATGGGATCGTGCTTTGGCACATTCTGGCGATCAGCCTGCAGACGATGTATGGCCTGCCTTGGCCGTTCGCTGTTGGGATCGTGCTGGTGCTGGGCGTGATTACGGGCGCGCTGAACGGCCTTCTGGTTGAAGTGGCGCGGATCGACAGCTTTATCGCCACGCTTGGCACCGGGACGGTTCTTTATGCGCTGGCTCTGTGGCACACGGGTGGGCGGCAGATGGTTGGCGCATTGCCGGACGCGTTCTATGCCATCAACGGCACCTTTGTTTTTGGCCTGCCGATCACGGCGTTCTATGTGCTGGTGATCACCGTCACGCTTTGGATCATCCTCGAATACACGCCGACGGGGCGCTACCTTTATGCCATCGGGGCGAACCAGCGCGCGGCCGAGCTGAACGGCATTCCGACACGGAAATTCGTGATTGGCGCCTTTGTCACCTCTGGCGCGCTCACTGCGCTGGCGGGGGTATTGCTCGCGTCAAAGCTGCGGATCGGGCAGGCGTCGGTGGGGTTGGAGTTCCTGCTGCCTGCGCTTGTCGGGGCCTTTCTTGGATCGACCACCATCAAGCCGGGTCGCGTCAACGTCTGGGGAACCATCGTTGGTGTGATGATCCTGGCGGTTGGCATTTCCGGCATCCAGCAGTTCGGCGGAAGTTTCTGGGTCGAACCCTTGTTCAACGGAACCACGCTTCTGATTGCGATCGGCATTGCCGGGTATGCGCAACGGAAGAAGGGGGCAAAATCGAAATGATCAGCAATAAATCGGGAGGATCAAAATGCTGAAGAGAACCCTTATGAGCGGATTGCTTGCGGGCACCATTCTGGCGGCCACAGGTTTGACCGCCTTTGCGCAAGAGGCTTTTGACGGGCCGACCACCGGCCCCAAGGCGGCAGAGGGCAAGACGATTGTCGTTCTTGCCGGAGACATGAAGAACGGTGGCATCCTTGGCGTCACCACCGGCATCGAAGAGGCCGCAGCGAAGATCGGCTGGGAGGTCAAGGTTCTGGACGGCGCAGGTTCCGTTCAAAGCCGGTCGGCCGCCGTCGGGCAGGCGCTGGCGCTTGGCCCGGATGGGATCGTGATCAACGGCTTTGACGCGGCCGAGCAGCAGGCCGCACTCGAAGGCGTGGTGGCGGCGGGTATCCCGATGGTGTCATGGCATTCCGGGCCGAAGATCGGGTGTGATGCGCCCGGCGGGATCTTTGCCAACGTGTCCACCGATGCGATGGATGTGTCGGTCAAGGCTGCCGAATGGGCCCTGCAAGACGGTGGCGGCAAGCCCGGCGTCGTGATCTTTACCGACAGCACCTATACCATTGCCATCCTGAAGGCGGCGAAGCTGAAGGAAGTGATCGAAGCAGGTGGCGGCACGGTGCTGCAATGGGTGGATACGCCCATCGCTGAAACCTCGGCCCGGATGGGCCCGCTGACCACCACGCTTTTGCAGCAGCATGGCGCGGCATGGACACATTCGCTGGCGATCAACGATCTGTATTTCGATTTCATGGGACCGTCGCTTGCGGCTGCCGGGATCGACGGCAAGGGCTCGCCGAAGGCGGGGTCTGCCGGTGACGGGTCGGAAGCCGCCTTCCAGCGCATCCGTTCGGGCCAGTATCAGGCCGTGACGGTGGCAGAACCCTTGAACTTGCAGGGTTGGCAGTTGGTGGACGAGTTGAACCGCGCCATTTCGGGTGAGGCCTGCTCCGGCTATATCACCGCACCTGCGCTGGTGACGGAAGAGGGTCTGGCCAATACGGAAGGCAATACCTTTGATCCCGACAATGGCTATCGCGAGGCCTATGCTGCGATCTGGGGCAAGTGAGCACAGAACATTCGCGGGAGGGCGCAGCTTGCTGCGCCCTTTCGCATTTCCGGACCTCGCCCGGATCGTCGCAAGGAGAGGGAGGCTTTTGGCGACACAAGGGCCTTGCCGGCGTATCGCCCTGCTAACCCGCCTGGGCCGCATCGCGGCCAACGAAATCGCATGCAGGGGCCGCCTGTCGGATTTCAGGGCTAGGCGCCAGCCGCAGCGTTCAACGCATCGATGAGTTCATTGACCGTCAATTTGACGGGGTTGCCTTTCATCGACGAGGAGGAGAGGGCGGCTTCGGCTGTTTGCCGGTGTAGGGCGGGGGGAAGACCTTGGGCGGTGAGGCCCGGCAGGCCGGTTGCGCGCGCCCAGGCGGCGAGGGTTTCGGGGGCGTCCTCGGGGCGACCGCCATAAGTGGCTGCGATATGGGCGAAGACGGTGTCGAGGCGGTGCGCAACCTCGCCCACAGCATGGGTGCGGTTGAGGCGGAGGATGGGGGCAAGAAGTGCGCCGCAGATCGCGCCATGCGGGGCGGGGGCGACACCGCCGATGACGCCTGCGAGGCCATGGACTGCCCCGAGGCCAGAATTGGCAAGCGCGATACCGCCGGTGAGGGAGACATAGGCGAGGGCATCGCGGGCCTGAGCGTCTTCGGCTTCCATCAGGCGCTTGAGGGCGGTGAGGCCTTGCGGGATGGCGGGGGCGGTGAGGGCGTCGGTGAAGGGCGTGGCCTTGGACGAGACGTAGGGTTCGATCACCTGAGTGATCGCGTCGAGGCCGGAGGCGAGGGTCGTGGCGCGGGGGGTGTGGTCGGTGAGCGCCGGGTCGATGATGGCGAGGCGGGCGAGCATCCGGTCTTCGCGGAGCGAGACTTTGCGGCCATGATCTGGCAGGCCGATGACGGCGTTCTTGGTCGCCTCGGCCCCCGTGCCGGATGTCGTGGGCAGGGCGATGAAGGGCAGCGGTGGTACGGAAAGGGGCAGGGCTTTGCCCACCACCTCAAGATGGTCCATCGCGCCGCCCGGGGCGGGGATCAGCGCGGCCAGCGCTTTGCCGAGGTCGAGCGCTGCGCCGCCGCCGATGGAGGTGACCCAGTCGGGGCGAAAGCGGCGGGCCGTGGCCATGGCAGTTTCCAGCATCATCAGCGTGGGTTCGCGGTCGCAGACGATGGCCATGGTTTCGGCCCCGGCAGCGTGCAGGCCTTCGATCAGCCATTGCGCGCGGGCGGGGCTTGCGCCATGCACGATCAGGCCGCGCGGACCGAAGGCGCGGATGAGGGCGGGGGCCTTGCTGGCCTCGCCCCGGCCGAAGAGGATGCGTTGCGGCATGGCGATGGCAAAGGGGGGCATGGCGGGTCCGTTTCTGGCAAGAAGGCGACCCCCGCCCCGAC is a genomic window containing:
- a CDS encoding ABC transporter permease; its protein translation is MPGIDSNAVEPTKDELRGLSPLRKALRLAPTYGLVILMLGLILLFSVLLPTTFPTLLNLRSILSDKAIIALLALAAMIPMVAGRIDLTVGYGIVLWHILAISLQTMYGLPWPFAVGIVLVLGVITGALNGLLVEVARIDSFIATLGTGTVLYALALWHTGGRQMVGALPDAFYAINGTFVFGLPITAFYVLVITVTLWIILEYTPTGRYLYAIGANQRAAELNGIPTRKFVIGAFVTSGALTALAGVLLASKLRIGQASVGLEFLLPALVGAFLGSTTIKPGRVNVWGTIVGVMILAVGISGIQQFGGSFWVEPLFNGTTLLIAIGIAGYAQRKKGAKSK
- a CDS encoding substrate-binding domain-containing protein, producing MSGLLAGTILAATGLTAFAQEAFDGPTTGPKAAEGKTIVVLAGDMKNGGILGVTTGIEEAAAKIGWEVKVLDGAGSVQSRSAAVGQALALGPDGIVINGFDAAEQQAALEGVVAAGIPMVSWHSGPKIGCDAPGGIFANVSTDAMDVSVKAAEWALQDGGGKPGVVIFTDSTYTIAILKAAKLKEVIEAGGGTVLQWVDTPIAETSARMGPLTTTLLQQHGAAWTHSLAINDLYFDFMGPSLAAAGIDGKGSPKAGSAGDGSEAAFQRIRSGQYQAVTVAEPLNLQGWQLVDELNRAISGEACSGYITAPALVTEEGLANTEGNTFDPDNGYREAYAAIWGK
- a CDS encoding iron-containing alcohol dehydrogenase, encoding MPPFAIAMPQRILFGRGEASKAPALIRAFGPRGLIVHGASPARAQWLIEGLHAAGAETMAIVCDREPTLMMLETAMATARRFRPDWVTSIGGGAALDLGKALAALIPAPGGAMDHLEVVGKALPLSVPPLPFIALPTTSGTGAEATKNAVIGLPDHGRKVSLREDRMLARLAIIDPALTDHTPRATTLASGLDAITQVIEPYVSSKATPFTDALTAPAIPQGLTALKRLMEAEDAQARDALAYVSLTGGIALANSGLGAVHGLAGVIGGVAPAPHGAICGALLAPILRLNRTHAVGEVAHRLDTVFAHIAATYGGRPEDAPETLAAWARATGLPGLTAQGLPPALHRQTAEAALSSSSMKGNPVKLTVNELIDALNAAAGA